One Primulina huaijiensis isolate GDHJ02 chromosome 8, ASM1229523v2, whole genome shotgun sequence genomic region harbors:
- the LOC140982004 gene encoding AP2-like ethylene-responsive transcription factor BBM has translation MGSRNNWLEFSLSPRQQSAVVSDQCFGLTQPSDSVIPPPFGILEAFNTGNTANSDPQSHDWIMKGEAGMSTIISCGSHNLEIQETPKLENFLGVGMHSFTTGHHHQQLKKRNVTNPTNYQTDSTLDNSYNMYQETDATSHKSINPSDNNTTIGLSMIKSWLRNNPTPPHTAEIKACTKAAPPTGAQTLSLSMSTCSQSSSQNLPLVNVGSTNNNNSAADSCASDNVKQPVDSQTSSGAIESVTRKNVDTFGQRTSIYRGVTRHRWTGRYESHLWDNSCRREGQTRKGRQGGYDKEEKAARAYDLAALKYWGTTTTTNFPISNYEKEVEEMKHMTRQEYVASLRRKSSGFSRGASIYRGVTRHHQHGRWQARIGRVAGNKDLYLGTFSTQEEAAEAYDIAAIKFRGLNAVTNFEINRYDVKSILESNTLPIGSAAKRLKDAENQESALEIQWSEQGNCWPNNLANGYGWPAIGFQQAQPLNMYGYANQPRMWYKQEQNQDIVSHGFNDNNNIQHQHQLGNAQSFSQSSHVLHNLMSLDSSSMEHSSGSNSVMYGNNGDGNATTTGNNFLGGPIMGTVIVGNENQNRENGFLGHGEGNLEGMFGSTDVYPHTRNLYHSSGVVKASAIYDKGSNCNIYIPSSLSNLGSSNFTVWNDT, from the exons ATGGGTTCTAGGAATAACTGGTTAGAATTCTCTCTTTCACCTCGACAACAATCTGCAGTAGTTTCTGATCAATGTTTTGGTCTCACACAGCCCTCCGATTCAGTCATTCCACCTCCTTTTGGCATTTTAGAAGCTTTCAACACCGGCAACACTGCAAACTCGGATCCTCAATCTCATG ATTGGATTATGAAGGGAGAAGCGGGGATGAGTACTATAATCTCATGCGGAAGCCATAACTTGGAGATTCAAGAGACCCCAAAACTTGAAAACTTTCTCGGAGTTGGGATGCACTCTTTCACCACCGGTCATCATCATCAACAGCTCAAGAAGCGTAATGTAACAAATCCCACAAATTATCAAACCGATAGCACCCTCGATAACTCTTACAACATGTACCAAGAAACAGACGCCACCTCTCACAAAAGTATAAATCCCTCCGACAATAACACTACTATTGGCCTCTCCATGATAAAGAGCTGGCTCAGAAACAACCCCACGCCACCACACACGGCGGAGATAAAGGCCTGTACCAAGGCGGCACCGCCTACTGGTGCTCAGACCTTGTCACTTTCTATGAGCACATGCTCGCAGTCGAGCTCTCAAAACTTACCACTTGTGAATGTTGGTAGTACTAATAACAACAACAGTGCAGCGGATAGTTGTGCATCAGATAACGTTAAGCAACCAGTTGACAGTCAAACGTCCAGTGGTGCAATAGAGTCTGTGACCAGGAAAAATGTAGACACATTTGGACAAAGGACCTCCATTTACCGTGGTGTAACGAG GCATAGATGGACTGGAAGATATGAATCACATTTGTGGGATAATAGTTGCAGAAGAGAAGGACAAACCCGGAAAGGAAGGCAAG GAGGTTATGATAAGGAAGAAAAGGCTGCTCGAGCTTATGATTTAGCAGCTTTAAAATATTGGGGAACCACTACCACTACAAATTTTCCT ATTAGCAACTATGAGAAAGAAGTGGAGGAAATGAAGCACATGACTAGGCAAGAATATGTAGCATCATTAAGAAG AAAAAGTAGCGGTTTCTCTCGCGGCGCGTCCATTTATCGGGGAGTTACAAG GCATCATCAGCATGGAAGATGGCAAGCAAGAATAGGAAGAGTTGCAGGGAACAAAGACCTTTACTTGGGAACTTTCA GCACACAAGAGGAAGCAGCAGAAGCATATGACATAGCAGCAATCAAATTCCGTGGCCTAAACGCCGTGACTAACTTCGAAATCAATAGGTATGATGTCAAAAGTATACTCGAAAGCAACACTTTACCAATCGGTAGTGCTGCTAAGCGTTTAAAGGATGCTGAAAACCAAGAATCGGCCTTAGAAATCCAATGGTCCGAGCAAGGAAACTGCTGGCCGAATAATCTTGCAAATGGCTATGGGTGGCCTGCAATTGGATTCCAGCAAGCTCAGCCATTGAACATGTACGGTTATGCAAACCAACCCCGAATGTGGTACAAACAAGAGCAAAATCAAGATATAGTCAGTCATGGTTTTAATGATAACAACAATATTCAGCATCAGCATCAGTTGGGAAACGCACAAAGTTTCTCTCAATCTTCTCACGTGTTGCACAATCTGATGAGCTTGGATTCTTCTTCTATGGAGCATAGCTCGGGGTCGAATTCCGTTATGTATGGGAATAATGGAGATGGGAATGCAACAACCACTGGAAACAACTTTCTTGGGGGGCCGATCATGGGCACTGTGATCGTTGGAAACGAGAATCAAAATCGGGAAAATGGTTTCTTGGGGCACGGCGAGGGAAATCTAGAGGGAATGTTTGGATCAACGGATGTTTATCCCCATACAAGAAATTTGTATCATTCAAGTGGAGTAGTAAAGGCAAGTGCTATTTATGATAAGGGATCAAATTGCAATATCTATATTCCTAGTTCTCTGTCAAATCTCGGATCTTCGAATTTTACCGTTTGGAACGACACATAG